The proteins below are encoded in one region of Kogia breviceps isolate mKogBre1 chromosome 8, mKogBre1 haplotype 1, whole genome shotgun sequence:
- the FRMPD1 gene encoding FERM and PDZ domain-containing protein 1 isoform X4, whose amino-acid sequence MPNVLKVYLENGQTKAFKFEAHTTVKDIILTVKEKLSIRSMEYFALALEEQYNISRLHLLHEEELIQQVVQREESHDYRCLFRVCFVPKDPLDLLKEDPVAFEYLYLQSCSDVLQERFAMEMKCSSALRLAALHIQERIYACAQPQKISLKYIEKDWGIENFISPTLLRNMKGKDIKKAISFHMKRNQNLLEPRQKQVISAAQLRLNYLQILGELKTYGGKIFNATLMLQDRESYIALLVGAKYGISHIINSKLNITSTLAEFANISRVELTEESEKVSMVKVHLQDIKVLTLLLESNSAKDLACLIAGYYRLYVDPVTSVFLWPGNKQQVHRVSAEEGYESRACSDSEESSEMDCVLEPLSDRHLLKLGPCRPLVEEEQPAGDSSTPEVAGKSPSTCGASSKTDSAESEASDSANTESRGCRTSGSSESMDALEEDDVDACSSSRSGFFHLGSVGFPENLDSDSQEERRRIETSGFLCLLDLAHRANPECQKTEFSESPAPETFSWGPELSMVRLDPRMYEGSQIDYYNLCANVSPASHLSDSSDSTASRQGRGLAAWAQQGGPEAQPSSTLQVLAPCLPLALEDGSSDEEYYDAADKLTPPDAFSGLRAASAAETSATSSQNKASTCRPEDSLNPGPGGRQPSRRGGVKKYAKTLRKRRSFLQTDYTCQVSFPLMPSASLESVDDVCYYDREPYLALSAPSPTVSCLQDVQGEPGLLETKALGLLAPLRETKSKNPASRAMEMEPETMETKSVIDSRVFSISAIRLRIDPSHKENSGIAPLTASVASSPANTPHSPNPGSSGSHTAQVGLPQTLSPFQDSDGSAPRELAMELGDSTSSLSSADLNPDRICLSISPGPHNISQGDTLELGGVQIERALGSLFTNHMQETAPQDTGSLFSPRDRPRSGECGINSEEKMASFPMNEEQQGQLSLEHDREVTNKNGTNLFCDESEKDPGDPKGDVLNAVPQTIGVNAPAGGMVASLSLETPVTRTEQTPPHSPRDPQGQSRETPGQACQAQEQKLLAELDLDLDFLLRDQTISSAFPLEEVKAEPPNHVIGEDTTPRETPQQVSLNPGPSLPEPLPCSQEEPHLEGSNHCSLPESKDKSPRMCLPNEKSFLCFAPESYPKVSASLRMATSSGFAGVNETVAPRTGMEQCSCQFSYAMCFRGLQPEMEEEDRGLEAHPTAPLTSPPSAGQLALPWRPALAHSCSTEPLSRNSHIWPEYCARALRQLKAAPASTPEGFIQLTESLLELQDILEASWGNGNTHPPEKCTWHFSESRSHLCMGSQKLLLSCQHVIRMDQSPEEMQGAVRDTFQHLVQLASLCFQFTACSRCSTRHREAAGNLRDVVYTYHQFVEAAKLTCERGYHDLSVKLLARQCTALTAAVFCLTQKFWFSTAL is encoded by the exons CACACGACTGTGAAG GATATCATCCTCACGGTGAAGGAGAAGCTGTCGATCCGAAGTATGGAGTACTTTGCGCTGGCCCTGGAGGAGCAGTACAACATCTCACGGCTGCACCTGCTGCACGAGGAGGAGCTCATCCAGCAG GTGGTACAAAGGGAAGAGTCACATGATTACCGCTGCCTCTTCAGGGTGTGTTTTGTTCCCAAGGACCCCCTGGACCTCCTGAAAGAAGACCCAGTAGCCTTTGAATACCTCTATCTGCAG AGCTGCAGCGATGTGCTCCAGGAGCGCTTTGCCATGGAAATGAAATGCAGCTCTGCGCTCCGGCTCGCGGCCCTGCACATCCAGGAGCGGATCTACGCCTGTGCCCAGCCGCAGAAGATCTCTTTGAAATACATAGA GAAGGATTGGGGAATAGAGAACTTTATATCTCCAACTTTGCTACGAAACATGAAAGGAAAAGACATCAAAAAAGCCATTAGCTTCCACATGAAGAGGAACCAGAATTTGCTGGAACCCAGACAGAAG CAAGTTATTTCTGCTGCCCAGCTACGTTTAAATTATCTACAGATCCTTGGGGAACTCAAGACATACGGTGGGAAAATCTTTAATGCTACTTTAATG TTACAGGATAGAGAATCCTACATTGCCCTTCTAGTTGGAGCCAAGTATGGCATTAGCCACATTATCAACAGCAAACTCAACATCACGTCCACGTTGGCAGAGTTTGCAAACATCAGTCGTGTAGAGCTGACAGAAGAGTCTGAGAAAGTGAGCATGGTCAAAGTGCATCTTCAGGACATCAAG GTTCTGACTTTGCTGCTGGAATCCAACAGTGCAAAAGACCTAGCCTGCCTGATTGCTGGGTACTACAGGCTATATGTCGACCCAGTTACCTCCGTTTTCCTCTGGCCGGGAAACAAACAACAGGTGCACCGGGTATCCGCTGAAGAAG GCTACGAATCCAGGGCATGCAGTGACTCCGAGGAGTCCTCTGAAATGGACTGTGTGTTGGAGCCCCTCTCTGACAGACACCTGCTGAAGCTGGGCCCCTGCAGACCACTTGTAGAAGAGGAGCAGCCTGCTGGGGACAGCTCCACGCCTGAGGTGGCTGGGAAAAGCCCAAGCACCTGCGGGGCCAGCAGCAAAACAGACAGTGCTGAGTCTGAGGCATCGGACTCGGCCAACACTGAGAGCCGAGGCTGCAGGACCAGTGGCTCAAGTGAGTCCATGGATGCCTTGGAAGAGGATGATGTGGACGCCTGCTCCTCCAGTAGGTCCGGCTTCTTCCACCTGGGCTCAGTAGGCTTCCCAGAGAATCTTGATTCTGACAGccaagaggagagaaggaggatcGAAACCAGTGGCTTTCTCTGTCTCCTGGACCTGGCTCACAGAGCCAACCCTGAGTGCCAGAAGACAGAGTTTTCTGAGAGTCCCGCTCCTGAGACCTTCAGCTGGGGACCAGAACTGAGCATGGTCAGGCTGGACCCCAGGATGTACGAGGGCAGCCAGATTGACTACTACAACCTGTGCGCCAATGTCTCCCCCGCCAGCCACCTGAGCGACAGCTCGGACAGCACAGCTTCCCGGCAGGGTCGGGGCCTGGCAGCCTGGGCCCAGCAGGGTGGGCCTGAGGCCCAGCCCAGCTCCACGCTGCAAGTGCTGGCCCCGTGCCTGCCGCTGGCCTTGGAGGATGGCAGTTCGGATGAGGAATACTATGATGCAGCTGACAAGCTCACACCCCCAGATGCCTTCTCAG GGCTCAGAGCTGCTTCTGCTGCAGAAACCAGTGCCACAAGCTCACAGAATAAGGCCAGCACTTGCAGGCCTGAGGACAGCCTGAATCCTGGGCCAGGTGGAAGACAGCCAAGCAGAAGGGGAGGGGTGAAGAAGTATGCCAAGACCCTGAGGAAAAGAAGGTCTTTCCTACAGACCGACTACACCTGTCAGGTCTCATTTCCCCTGATGCCATCAGCCTCCCTGGAGAGCGTGGACGACGTGTGCTACTATGACCGGGAGCCTTACCTGGCCCTCAGTGCACCCTCCCCAACTGTGTCCTGTCTGCAAGACGTGCAGGGTGAGCCTGGCCTCCTGGAGACCAAGGCCCTGGGGCTACTGGCTCCCCTGAGGGAGACCAAGAGCAAAAACCCAGCCTCCCGAGCCATGGAGATGGAGCCTGAGACCATGGAAACCAAGTCGGTCATCGACTCTCGAGTGTTTTCAATTTCTGCCATTCGCCTCCGGATTGACCCCAGCCATAAAGAGAATTCTGGAATTGCCCCTCTGACCGCCAGTGTTGCCAGTTCCCCAGCAAACACTCCTCACAGTCCCAACCCAGGCTCATCTGGCTCACATACGGCTCAGGTAGGGCTTCCCCAGACCTTATCTCCATTTCAAGACTCGGATGGCAGTGCCCCCCGAGAACTTGCCATGGAGCTTGGGGACAGCACTTCCTCCCTCTCCAGTGctgatttgaacccagacagaaTCTGCCTGAGCATCAGCCCAGGGCCACATAATATCTCTCAAGGAGACACACTAGAGCTGGGAGGAGTCCAGATAGAAAGAGCACTGGGATCTCTGTTTACAAATCATATGCAAGAAACTGCCCCCCAGGACACAGGGTCTCTGTTTTCTCCTCGAGACAGGCCTAGAAGTGGTGAGTGTGGAATAAATTCAGAAGAGAAGATGGCTTCTTTCCCTATGAATGAGGAGCAGCAAGGACAACTATCTTTGGAACATGATAGAGAAGTTACGAACAAAAATGGGACCAACTTATTTTGTGATGAATCTGAGAAGGATCCAGGTGACCCCAAGGGTGACGTGTTGAATGCTGTTCCACAGACTATTGGTGTCAATGCTCCAGCTGGTGGCATGGTAGCCTCCCTCTCCTTGGAGACTCCTGTAACAAGGACTGAACAGACCCCACCACATTCCCCCAGAGACCCCCAAGGACAAAGCAGAGAAACCCCAGGCCAAGCCTGCCAGGCCCAAGAACAAAAACTATTGGCAGAGCTGGATTTAGACCTGGATTTCTTGCTTAGGGACCAGACCATTTCATCAGCTTTCCCTCTGGAGGAGGTCAAGGCAGAGCCACCTAACCATGTGATAGGGGAAGATACCACCCCTAGGGAAACTCCTCAGCAGGTCTCTTTGAATCCAGGGCCTTCTCTGCCCGAGCCACTACCGTGTTCCCAAGAGGAGCCCCACTTAGAAGGTTCAAATCATTGTTCACTGCCAGAAAGCAAAGACAAAAGCCCTAGAATGTGCCTTCCTAATGAGAAGTCTTTCCTGTGCTTTGCCCCAGAAAGCTATCCTAAAGTTTCTGCCAGTCTCAGGATGGCCACATCTTCGGGGTTTGCAGGTGTGAATGAGACTGTGGCCCCTAGGACTGGGATGGAGCAGTGCAGCTGTCAGTTCTCCTATGCCATGTGCTTCCGTGGCCTGCAGCCAGAGATGGAGGAGGAAGACAGGGGCCTGGAAGCACACCCCACAGCCCCCCTCACCTCACCACCCTCTGCAGGCCAGCTGGCCCTGCCCTGGAGGCCTGCCTTGGCCCACAGCTGCAGCACTGAGCCCCTGTCGAGGAACAGCCACATCTGGCCAGAGTACTGCGCCAGGGCTCTGAGACAGCTGAAAGCTGCCCCTGCCAGTACCCCCGAGGGCTTCATCCAACTCACGGAGAGCTTGCTGGAATTACAGGACATTTTAGAAGCTTCCTGGGGAAATGGGAACACGCACCCTCCCGAGAAGTGCACCTGGCACTTTTCTGAAAGCCGGAGCCACCTCTGCATGGGCTCCCAAAAGCTTCTGTTGAGCTGCCAGCACGTCATCAGAATGGACCAGTCCCCCGAGGAGATGCAGGGTGCTGTGCGTGACACCTTCCAGCACCTGGTCCAGCTGGCCAGCCTGTGCTTCCAGTTCACAGCCTGCAGCCGCTGCTCCACCCGACACAGAGAGGCAGCGGGGAACCTGAGGGATGTGGTGTACACCTACCACCAGTTTGTGGAGGCCGCTAAGCTGACCTGCGAGAGAGGCTACCATGACCTGAGTGTGAAACTCTTGGCCCGTCAGTGTACGGCCCTCACAGCCGCTGTATTCTGTTTGACCCAGAAGTTCTGGTTCTCCACTGCCCTGTGA
- the FRMPD1 gene encoding FERM and PDZ domain-containing protein 1 isoform X3, translated as MNNKPAEDLSCERAVDILREAEDSLSITVVRCTSGVPKSSFLTEEKRARLKTNPVKVHFAEEVLVSGHSQGNSLLCMPNVLKVYLENGQTKAFKFEAHTTVKDIILTVKEKLSIRSMEYFALALEEQYNISRLHLLHEEELIQQVVQREESHDYRCLFRVCFVPKDPLDLLKEDPVAFEYLYLQSCSDVLQERFAMEMKCSSALRLAALHIQERIYACAQPQKISLKYIEKDWGIENFISPTLLRNMKGKDIKKAISFHMKRNQNLLEPRQKQVISAAQLRLNYLQILGELKTYGGKIFNATLMLQDRESYIALLVGAKYGISHIINSKLNITSTLAEFANISRVELTEESEKVSMVKVHLQDIKVLTLLLESNSAKDLACLIAGYYRLYVDPVTSVFLWPGNKQQVHRVSAEEGYESRACSDSEESSEMDCVLEPLSDRHLLKLGPCRPLVEEEQPAGDSSTPEVAGKSPSTCGASSKTDSAESEASDSANTESRGCRTSGSSESMDALEEDDVDACSSSRSGFFHLGSVGFPENLDSDSQEERRRIETSGFLCLLDLAHRANPECQKTEFSESPAPETFSWGPELSMVRLDPRMYEGSQIDYYNLCANVSPASHLSDSSDSTASRQGRGLAAWAQQGGPEAQPSSTLQVLAPCLPLALEDGSSDEEYYDAADKLTPPDAFSGLRAASAAETSATSSQNKASTCRPEDSLNPGPGGRQPSRRGGVKKYAKTLRKRRSFLQTDYTCQVSFPLMPSASLESVDDVCYYDREPYLALSAPSPTVSCLQDVQGEPGLLETKALGLLAPLRETKSKNPASRAMEMEPETMETKSVIDSRVFSISAIRLRIDPSHKENSGIAPLTASVASSPANTPHSPNPGSSGSHTAQVGLPQTLSPFQDSDGSAPRELAMELGDSTSSLSSADLNPDRICLSISPGPHNISQGDTLELGGVQIERALGSLFTNHMQETAPQDTGSLFSPRDRPRSGECGINSEEKMASFPMNEEQQGQLSLEHDREVTNKNGTNLFCDESEKDPGDPKGDVLNAVPQTIGVNAPAGGMVASLSLETPVTRTEQTPPHSPRDPQGQSRETPGQACQAQEQKLLAELDLDLDFLLRDQTISSAFPLEEVKAEPPNHVIGEDTTPRETPQQVSLNPGPSLPEPLPCSQEEPHLEGSNHCSLPESKDKSPRMCLPNEKSFLCFAPESYPKVSASLRMATSSGFAGVNETVAPRTGMEQCSCQFSYAMCFRGLQPEMEEEDRGLEAHPTAPLTSPPSAGQLALPWRPALAHSCSTEPLSRNSHIWPEYCARALRQLKAAPASTPEGFIQLTESLLELQDILEASWGNGNTHPPEKCTWHFSESRSHLCMGSQKLLLSCQHVIRMDQSPEEMQGAVRDTFQHLVQLASLCFQFTACSRCSTRHREAAGNLRDVVYTYHQFVEAAKLTCERGYHDLSVKLLARQCTALTAAVFCLTQKFWFSTAL; from the exons CACACGACTGTGAAG GATATCATCCTCACGGTGAAGGAGAAGCTGTCGATCCGAAGTATGGAGTACTTTGCGCTGGCCCTGGAGGAGCAGTACAACATCTCACGGCTGCACCTGCTGCACGAGGAGGAGCTCATCCAGCAG GTGGTACAAAGGGAAGAGTCACATGATTACCGCTGCCTCTTCAGGGTGTGTTTTGTTCCCAAGGACCCCCTGGACCTCCTGAAAGAAGACCCAGTAGCCTTTGAATACCTCTATCTGCAG AGCTGCAGCGATGTGCTCCAGGAGCGCTTTGCCATGGAAATGAAATGCAGCTCTGCGCTCCGGCTCGCGGCCCTGCACATCCAGGAGCGGATCTACGCCTGTGCCCAGCCGCAGAAGATCTCTTTGAAATACATAGA GAAGGATTGGGGAATAGAGAACTTTATATCTCCAACTTTGCTACGAAACATGAAAGGAAAAGACATCAAAAAAGCCATTAGCTTCCACATGAAGAGGAACCAGAATTTGCTGGAACCCAGACAGAAG CAAGTTATTTCTGCTGCCCAGCTACGTTTAAATTATCTACAGATCCTTGGGGAACTCAAGACATACGGTGGGAAAATCTTTAATGCTACTTTAATG TTACAGGATAGAGAATCCTACATTGCCCTTCTAGTTGGAGCCAAGTATGGCATTAGCCACATTATCAACAGCAAACTCAACATCACGTCCACGTTGGCAGAGTTTGCAAACATCAGTCGTGTAGAGCTGACAGAAGAGTCTGAGAAAGTGAGCATGGTCAAAGTGCATCTTCAGGACATCAAG GTTCTGACTTTGCTGCTGGAATCCAACAGTGCAAAAGACCTAGCCTGCCTGATTGCTGGGTACTACAGGCTATATGTCGACCCAGTTACCTCCGTTTTCCTCTGGCCGGGAAACAAACAACAGGTGCACCGGGTATCCGCTGAAGAAG GCTACGAATCCAGGGCATGCAGTGACTCCGAGGAGTCCTCTGAAATGGACTGTGTGTTGGAGCCCCTCTCTGACAGACACCTGCTGAAGCTGGGCCCCTGCAGACCACTTGTAGAAGAGGAGCAGCCTGCTGGGGACAGCTCCACGCCTGAGGTGGCTGGGAAAAGCCCAAGCACCTGCGGGGCCAGCAGCAAAACAGACAGTGCTGAGTCTGAGGCATCGGACTCGGCCAACACTGAGAGCCGAGGCTGCAGGACCAGTGGCTCAAGTGAGTCCATGGATGCCTTGGAAGAGGATGATGTGGACGCCTGCTCCTCCAGTAGGTCCGGCTTCTTCCACCTGGGCTCAGTAGGCTTCCCAGAGAATCTTGATTCTGACAGccaagaggagagaaggaggatcGAAACCAGTGGCTTTCTCTGTCTCCTGGACCTGGCTCACAGAGCCAACCCTGAGTGCCAGAAGACAGAGTTTTCTGAGAGTCCCGCTCCTGAGACCTTCAGCTGGGGACCAGAACTGAGCATGGTCAGGCTGGACCCCAGGATGTACGAGGGCAGCCAGATTGACTACTACAACCTGTGCGCCAATGTCTCCCCCGCCAGCCACCTGAGCGACAGCTCGGACAGCACAGCTTCCCGGCAGGGTCGGGGCCTGGCAGCCTGGGCCCAGCAGGGTGGGCCTGAGGCCCAGCCCAGCTCCACGCTGCAAGTGCTGGCCCCGTGCCTGCCGCTGGCCTTGGAGGATGGCAGTTCGGATGAGGAATACTATGATGCAGCTGACAAGCTCACACCCCCAGATGCCTTCTCAG GGCTCAGAGCTGCTTCTGCTGCAGAAACCAGTGCCACAAGCTCACAGAATAAGGCCAGCACTTGCAGGCCTGAGGACAGCCTGAATCCTGGGCCAGGTGGAAGACAGCCAAGCAGAAGGGGAGGGGTGAAGAAGTATGCCAAGACCCTGAGGAAAAGAAGGTCTTTCCTACAGACCGACTACACCTGTCAGGTCTCATTTCCCCTGATGCCATCAGCCTCCCTGGAGAGCGTGGACGACGTGTGCTACTATGACCGGGAGCCTTACCTGGCCCTCAGTGCACCCTCCCCAACTGTGTCCTGTCTGCAAGACGTGCAGGGTGAGCCTGGCCTCCTGGAGACCAAGGCCCTGGGGCTACTGGCTCCCCTGAGGGAGACCAAGAGCAAAAACCCAGCCTCCCGAGCCATGGAGATGGAGCCTGAGACCATGGAAACCAAGTCGGTCATCGACTCTCGAGTGTTTTCAATTTCTGCCATTCGCCTCCGGATTGACCCCAGCCATAAAGAGAATTCTGGAATTGCCCCTCTGACCGCCAGTGTTGCCAGTTCCCCAGCAAACACTCCTCACAGTCCCAACCCAGGCTCATCTGGCTCACATACGGCTCAGGTAGGGCTTCCCCAGACCTTATCTCCATTTCAAGACTCGGATGGCAGTGCCCCCCGAGAACTTGCCATGGAGCTTGGGGACAGCACTTCCTCCCTCTCCAGTGctgatttgaacccagacagaaTCTGCCTGAGCATCAGCCCAGGGCCACATAATATCTCTCAAGGAGACACACTAGAGCTGGGAGGAGTCCAGATAGAAAGAGCACTGGGATCTCTGTTTACAAATCATATGCAAGAAACTGCCCCCCAGGACACAGGGTCTCTGTTTTCTCCTCGAGACAGGCCTAGAAGTGGTGAGTGTGGAATAAATTCAGAAGAGAAGATGGCTTCTTTCCCTATGAATGAGGAGCAGCAAGGACAACTATCTTTGGAACATGATAGAGAAGTTACGAACAAAAATGGGACCAACTTATTTTGTGATGAATCTGAGAAGGATCCAGGTGACCCCAAGGGTGACGTGTTGAATGCTGTTCCACAGACTATTGGTGTCAATGCTCCAGCTGGTGGCATGGTAGCCTCCCTCTCCTTGGAGACTCCTGTAACAAGGACTGAACAGACCCCACCACATTCCCCCAGAGACCCCCAAGGACAAAGCAGAGAAACCCCAGGCCAAGCCTGCCAGGCCCAAGAACAAAAACTATTGGCAGAGCTGGATTTAGACCTGGATTTCTTGCTTAGGGACCAGACCATTTCATCAGCTTTCCCTCTGGAGGAGGTCAAGGCAGAGCCACCTAACCATGTGATAGGGGAAGATACCACCCCTAGGGAAACTCCTCAGCAGGTCTCTTTGAATCCAGGGCCTTCTCTGCCCGAGCCACTACCGTGTTCCCAAGAGGAGCCCCACTTAGAAGGTTCAAATCATTGTTCACTGCCAGAAAGCAAAGACAAAAGCCCTAGAATGTGCCTTCCTAATGAGAAGTCTTTCCTGTGCTTTGCCCCAGAAAGCTATCCTAAAGTTTCTGCCAGTCTCAGGATGGCCACATCTTCGGGGTTTGCAGGTGTGAATGAGACTGTGGCCCCTAGGACTGGGATGGAGCAGTGCAGCTGTCAGTTCTCCTATGCCATGTGCTTCCGTGGCCTGCAGCCAGAGATGGAGGAGGAAGACAGGGGCCTGGAAGCACACCCCACAGCCCCCCTCACCTCACCACCCTCTGCAGGCCAGCTGGCCCTGCCCTGGAGGCCTGCCTTGGCCCACAGCTGCAGCACTGAGCCCCTGTCGAGGAACAGCCACATCTGGCCAGAGTACTGCGCCAGGGCTCTGAGACAGCTGAAAGCTGCCCCTGCCAGTACCCCCGAGGGCTTCATCCAACTCACGGAGAGCTTGCTGGAATTACAGGACATTTTAGAAGCTTCCTGGGGAAATGGGAACACGCACCCTCCCGAGAAGTGCACCTGGCACTTTTCTGAAAGCCGGAGCCACCTCTGCATGGGCTCCCAAAAGCTTCTGTTGAGCTGCCAGCACGTCATCAGAATGGACCAGTCCCCCGAGGAGATGCAGGGTGCTGTGCGTGACACCTTCCAGCACCTGGTCCAGCTGGCCAGCCTGTGCTTCCAGTTCACAGCCTGCAGCCGCTGCTCCACCCGACACAGAGAGGCAGCGGGGAACCTGAGGGATGTGGTGTACACCTACCACCAGTTTGTGGAGGCCGCTAAGCTGACCTGCGAGAGAGGCTACCATGACCTGAGTGTGAAACTCTTGGCCCGTCAGTGTACGGCCCTCACAGCCGCTGTATTCTGTTTGACCCAGAAGTTCTGGTTCTCCACTGCCCTGTGA